In Ascaphus truei isolate aAscTru1 chromosome 7, aAscTru1.hap1, whole genome shotgun sequence, one genomic interval encodes:
- the LOC142498999 gene encoding SLAM family member 9-like isoform X2, with amino-acid sequence MILYFWSLIFFFHQKSILCDVTCGDIRNVVGREGGEVTLQVNQTAITDITWIGCKIVKHIATTRPDGSVDIRDRQYKGRLYSWPDASLHITHLTSEDQGTYMGQIFSEEEENTCTQLYDLRVYKKLSTEDINIHHQVTGSETCNVTLICTVSGSDVTRTWYDFNSHEINVTNHTLHVYNPDTNRSYTCTARNPVSDTSRTVIPWEYCEEEGRRRTLGEQVNNSYKLQNIVRLTLSAVIIIAASCLLFHHVKGENIECCDSG; translated from the exons GTATTTTATGTGATGTAACCTGTGGAGATATAAGAAATGTTGTTggtagagagggaggagaagttACTCTCCAAGTGAATCAGACGGCAATCACAGACATCACTTGGATTGGTTGTAAAATCGTAAAGCACATTGCTACAACAAGACCAGACGGATCTGTCGATATTAGAGATCGTCAGTATAAAGGGAGACTGTATAGCTGGCCTGATGCTTCTTTACACATTACTCATCTAACCAGCGAAGACCAAGGAACCTACATGGGACAAATATTCAGTGAGGAAGAGGAAAATACCTGTACGCAATTGTATGATCTCAGAGTATACA AAAAATTATCAACTGAAGATATCAACATCCATCACCAAGTCACCGGCAGCGAGACCTGTAACGTCACTTTGATCTGTACAGTAAGCGGATCAGATGTGACGCGCACTTGGTACGACTTCAACAGTCATGAAATAAACGTGACGAATCACACTCTTCATGTATATAACCCGGATACAAACCGGAGCTACACCTGTACTGCCCGGAACCCAGTCAGTGACACATCTAGAACCGTCATTCCGTGGGAATACTGCGAGGAGGAAG GAAGAAGAAGAACGCTTGGAGAACAAGTTAATAACAGTTATAAACTGCAGAATATAGTAAGGCTGACGCTGTCTGCAGTTATAATAATCGCTGCTTCGTGTTTGCTCTTCCACCATGTGAAGGGAGAGAACATCGAATGCTGTGACAGTGGGTGA
- the LOC142498999 gene encoding SLAM family member 9-like isoform X1, translating into MILYFWSLIFFFHQKSILCDETCGDIRHVVGREGGEVTLQVDQTAITDITWVQSKSVKHIATTRPDGSVDIRDRQYKGRLYSWPDASLHITNLTSEDQGTYMGQIFSEKEENTCTQLYDLRVYSILCDVTCGDIRNVVGREGGEVTLQVNQTAITDITWIGCKIVKHIATTRPDGSVDIRDRQYKGRLYSWPDASLHITHLTSEDQGTYMGQIFSEEEENTCTQLYDLRVYKKLSTEDINIHHQVTGSETCNVTLICTVSGSDVTRTWYDFNSHEINVTNHTLHVYNPDTNRSYTCTARNPVSDTSRTVIPWEYCEEEGRRRTLGEQVNNSYKLQNIVRLTLSAVIIIAASCLLFHHVKGENIECCDSG; encoded by the exons GTATTTTATGTGATGAAACCTGTGGAGATATAAGACATGTTGTTggtagagagggaggagaagttACTCTCCAAGTGGATCAGACGGCAATCACAGACATCACTTGGGTTCAGAGTAAAAGTGTAAAGCACATTGCTACAACAAGACCAGACGGATCTGTCGATATTAGAGATCGTCAGTATAAAGGGAGACTGTATAGCTGGCCTGATGCTTCTTTACACATTACTAATCTAACCAGCGAAGACCAAGGAACCTACATGGGACAAATATTCAGTGAGAAAGAGGAAAATACCTGTACGCAATTGTATGATCTCAGAGTATACA GTATTTTATGTGATGTAACCTGTGGAGATATAAGAAATGTTGTTggtagagagggaggagaagttACTCTCCAAGTGAATCAGACGGCAATCACAGACATCACTTGGATTGGTTGTAAAATCGTAAAGCACATTGCTACAACAAGACCAGACGGATCTGTCGATATTAGAGATCGTCAGTATAAAGGGAGACTGTATAGCTGGCCTGATGCTTCTTTACACATTACTCATCTAACCAGCGAAGACCAAGGAACCTACATGGGACAAATATTCAGTGAGGAAGAGGAAAATACCTGTACGCAATTGTATGATCTCAGAGTATACA AAAAATTATCAACTGAAGATATCAACATCCATCACCAAGTCACCGGCAGCGAGACCTGTAACGTCACTTTGATCTGTACAGTAAGCGGATCAGATGTGACGCGCACTTGGTACGACTTCAACAGTCATGAAATAAACGTGACGAATCACACTCTTCATGTATATAACCCGGATACAAACCGGAGCTACACCTGTACTGCCCGGAACCCAGTCAGTGACACATCTAGAACCGTCATTCCGTGGGAATACTGCGAGGAGGAAG GAAGAAGAAGAACGCTTGGAGAACAAGTTAATAACAGTTATAAACTGCAGAATATAGTAAGGCTGACGCTGTCTGCAGTTATAATAATCGCTGCTTCGTGTTTGCTCTTCCACCATGTGAAGGGAGAGAACATCGAATGCTGTGACAGTGGGTGA